One part of the Lotus japonicus ecotype B-129 chromosome 2, LjGifu_v1.2 genome encodes these proteins:
- the LOC130735410 gene encoding replication protein A 70 kDa DNA-binding subunit C-like, producing MASSVAIDPVVTLCPPNHNWRIKVRVVRLWIADGFAGENKPASMELILLDQHGGKIQATVRKLMFRKWGEQFVEGNVYIITFFHLIPNLGAYRPTDHAFRILFNPKTKIIPAESSIIPRWGFSLKDSAQLNDDGFQTEYLVATSEERTYVKDDIVTKMMLLEISDDKGKLECALFGEYVQIVLDYLSSNPLEKPVVVLQLAKLKSFRGKNVLQNVMKASRIIFNPEVVEAESLMDRISGLNMQANQPVGHIISPNPSVPIFEDFMNNYPKKTICALNETTEDGLFIVYGTVVGLLLDDPWWYFACKCHKAVTFDDGLYFCPGCCKHVMDVSARYNIKLEVFDGTNSRNFLLFDSDAHHLIKKSCKDMLGNLKDPKSAEITPLMEEQLVGKELLFKVEKKSNNFFQFDDSYCVKRICDDPSIIEAFKAISAAQTSNLVNH from the exons ATGGCATCGTCTGTTGCAATTGATCCCGTTGTGACCCTGTGCCCTCCAAATCACAATTGGAGGATCAAAGTCAGAGTTGTTCGACTATGGATTGCTGATGGGTTTGCTGGGGAAAACAAACCTGCTTCAATGGAGTTGATTTTACTGGATCAACAT GGTGGAAAAATCCAAGCAACTGTGAGGAAGCTCATGTTTAGGAAGTGGGGTGAACAGTTCGTGGAAGGAAATGTTTATATCATTACATTTTTTCACTTGATCCCCAATTTGGGTGCCTATCGACCTACTGATCATGCTTTTAGGATTCTTTTTAATCCTAAAACTAAGATCATTCCAGCTGAGAGTAGCATTATCCCAAGGTGGGGATTTTCTCTGAAGGATTCTGCTCAACTTAATGATGATGGCTTCCAGACGGAATACTTAGTTG CTACCTCTGAGGAAAGGACTTATGTCAAGGATGACATTGTTACAAAGATGATGTTGCTTGAAATTAGTGATGACAA aGGAAAACTAGAGTGTGCCCTTTTTGGAGAGTATGTTCAGATTGTATTGGACTACCTTAGTTCTAATCCTTTGGAAAAGCCTGTTGTGGTTCTCCAGCTTGCAAAGCTTAAGTCATTTAGag GTAAGAATGTTCTTCAGAATGTAATGAAAGCATCGAGGATTATCTTTAATCCTGAGGTTGTTGAAGCTGAATCTTTGATGGACCG CATATCTGGCCTTAATATGCAGGCCAATCAACCTGTGGGGCATATTATTTCTCCTAATCCTTCTGTTCCAATTTTTGAAGATTTTATGAACAACTATCCTAAGAAAACTATATGTGCTTTGAATGAAACTACTGAG GAtggattgtttattgtttatggaACTGTGGTTGGTTTGTTGCTAGATGATCCATGGTGGTATTTTGCATGCAAGTGTCACAAAGCTGTGACTTTTGATGATGGATTATATTTCTGCCCCGGTTGCTGTAAGCATGTTATGGATGTTTCTGCAAG ATACAATATTAAGCTTGAGGTGTTTGATGGCACTAATTCTAGAAATTTTCTGTTGTTTGACTCTGATGCTCATCATCTCATTAAGAAGTCTTGCAAGGATATGTTGGGAAATTTGAAG GATCCTAAATCTGCTGAGATTACTCCCTTGATGGAAGAACAATTGGTAGGGAAAGAATTGCTGTTTAAGGTGGAGAAGAAatctaataattttttccagTTTGATGACTCTTATTGTGTGAAGCGTATTTGTGATGATCCTTCTATTATAGAAGCCTTTAAGGCAATTTCTGCTGCCCAGACTTCAAATTTGGTAAACCATTGA
- the LOC130736492 gene encoding uncharacterized protein LOC130736492 encodes MANSFSLGIVNALCPPSQIWSVIVRVVRLWTVYTCNGNGVPKSVEIILMDQYGGKIQCSLRREMYVKWGQTFMEGNVYKITFGRLVPNLGPFRATEHPFKILLNHDSIVVPCENTLIPMWGLSLKNSEQVNMACGRSDCLVDFIGLLTCIVEERTCVKKGKMSKMMIIELADDKGRVQCVLFEEHAKFVTDYLSIHSTEEAILVFLIMVTDTQFADEAGFNMIENSVVSVYDDFIKNHPRKTVKSLNETIEDGDFVVRAKIVTLLEDDSWWYLACKCSRAVMNDNGHYYCSDCFRLVNYVAPRFRIKQQVSDGVDSADFVMPDSIAENLLKKTCSQMLNEVEDPNCTRATTVMQEGLVGRDLLFKVEKNLVNVYNFEDPYTVKRVCDDFDLMEVFMANSSVETPIMAKFPSSFSELNLDDYEIDMELLGSPPDLVVPVIVKPAIERSTPEYGGCSKSFKRKLEDEFVVEEEFQNVKFKECKYGTD; translated from the exons ATGGCTAACTCTTTCTCTCTGGGTATTGTTAATGCCTTGTGTCCACCCTCTCAAATTTGGAGTGTGATAGTGAGGGTAGTCAGGCTTTGGACTGTGTACACATGTAATGGAAATGGAGTACCAAAATCAGTGGAGATAATTCTTATGGATCAATAT GGAGGCAAGATTCAATGCTCTCTAAGGAGAGAAATGTATGTTAAATGGGGACAAACATTCATGGAAGGGAATGTATATAAGATAACTTTTGGTCGGTTGGTTCCTAATTTGGGACCTTTTCGTGCAACTGAACATCCCTTCAAGATTCTTCTTAATCATGATTCTATTGTTGTCCCATGTGAGAACACTTTGATTCCGATGTGGGGTCTTTCTCTAAAGAATTCAGAACAAGTAAATATGGCTTGTGGACGGTCAGATTGTTTAGTTG ATTTTATTGGGTTGCTCACATGTATTGTTGAAGAAAGGACTTGTGTTAAAAAAGGGAAGATGTCTAAGATGATGATCATAGAGCTTGCTGATGACAA ggGGAGAGTTCAATGTGTTTTGTTTGAAGAGCATGCCAAATTTGTCACGGACTATCTGTCTATTCATTCTACTGAAGAAGCAATCTTGGTTTTCCT gATTATGGTGACTGATACTCAGTTTGCTGATGAAGCTGGGTTTAATATGATTGAAAATTCTGTTGTTTCAGTGTATGATGATTTTATTAAGAATCATCCAAGAAAAACTGTGAAATCATTGAATGAAACGATTGAG GATGGAGATTTTGTTGTTCGAGCGAAGATAGTTACACTTTTGGAAGATGATAGCTGGTGGTACCTAGCTTGCAAGTGCTCTCGTGCAGTTATGAATGATAATGGGCATTATTACTGTTCTGACTGCTTTAGACTTGTTAATTATGTTGCTCCTAG GTTTAGGATTAAGCAACAAGTCTCTGATGGGGTAGATTCTGCTGATTTTGTGATGCCCGATTCAATTGCTGAAAATCTGCTAAAGAAAACATGTAGTCAGATGCTAAATGAAGTtgag GATCCGAACTGCACTCGTGCTACCACTGTTATGCAGGAAGGGTTGGTTGGAAGGGATTTGCTATTTAAGGTTGAGAAGAATTTGGTTAATGTGTACAACTTTGAGGATCCATATACTGTGAAACGTGTTTGTGATGATTTTGATCTTATGGAAGTGTTTATGGCAAATTCATCTGTTGAGACTCCCATTATG GCAAAGTTCCCCAGTTCATTTTCTGAGTTGAACCTTGATGATTATGAGATAGATATGGAGTTATTGGGAAGCCCTCCTGATTTAGTGGTCCCTGTGATTGTGAAGCCAGCTATTGAAAGGAGCACTCCAGAATATGGTGGTTGCTCAAAATCATTCAAGAGAAAGCTAGAGGATGAATTTGTTGTGGAGGAAGAATTTCAGAATGTGAAGTTTAAGGAGTGCAAGTATGGAACAGATTAG